From the genome of Papaver somniferum cultivar HN1 chromosome 2, ASM357369v1, whole genome shotgun sequence, one region includes:
- the LOC113352937 gene encoding pentatricopeptide repeat-containing protein At1g62260, mitochondrial-like, with the protein MRSLKRTCLWMKLQWEPSNYRSVIIGLKKFSSLPHWDENLDIRKWNKKVSNFIRGGQINEARRLFDTLQYKNTVTWNSMISGYVKNREIVKARKLFDEMPQRDVVSWNLIISGYVRGSKQIEEGRYLFDQMPVRDKVSWNTLIGGYARNGKMYEALDMFRRMNERDTITWNTMITGFLQNGDVVRAMELFKEMPQRDSASISALVSGLIQNGKLDEAAKVLFEVKSLSDGVTDVIHAYNTLIAGYGQCGRIVEARRLFDQIPSHLDEGRGEEQVSFVKNVVTWNSMMMSYIKAGDLSSARELFDNMLTRDVISWNTMISGYTQVCNLEEAAKLFHEMPNPDSQSWNSMISGYAQNGDLELARSFFDKTPIKSLISWNSMISGYEQNGEYEEAVRLLHQLQGEGERPDKHTLSAVLSTCAGLSALHLGMQIHQLVIKLVIADVPINNALITMYSRCGVISDARSVFDEMALKRDVVSWNSIIGGYAYNGLAVEALKFFEEMKSENVKPTHITFVSVLSACAHAGLVDEGRRQFKSMVYEYGIEPLMEHFASLVDVIGRNGYVEEAMNLIKTMPFEPDSAVWGALLGACRIHNNVDFAIIAAESLMKLEPESSAPYVMLHRLYTDAGRWEDATRVKTMMQGNKIKKQAGYSWIGLQ; encoded by the coding sequence ATGAGGAGCTTAAAAAGGACATGTTTATGGATGAAACTTCAGTGGGAACCATCAAATTATAGGAGTGTCATTATCGGTTTAAAGAAGTTTTCTTCTTTGCCGCATTGGGATGAAAATTTGGATATTCGAAAATGGAACAAAAAGGTCTCTAATTTTATCAGAGGAGGTCAAATTAATGAAGCAAGAAGACTCTTTGATACATTGCAGTACAAAAATACTGTTACATGGAATTCGATGATTAGTGGGTATGTGAAAAATAGAGAGATAGTAAAAGCAAGAAAACTGTTCGACGAAATGCCGCAAAGGGATGTTGTTTCTTGGAATTTGATTATATCAGGTTATGTTCGTGGAAGTAAAcaaattgaagaaggaagatattTGTTTGATCAAATGCCGGTGAGAGATAAGGTTTCTTGGAATACGTTGATTGGTGGGTATGCCAGAAATGGAAAAATGTATGAAGCTTTGGATATGTTTCGCAGAATGAATGAGCGGGATACTATCACTTGGAATACGATGATTACCGGGTTTTTGCAGAATGGGGATGTTGTAAGAGCAATGGAACTGTTCAAGGAAATGCCTCAACGGGATTCGGCGTCTATTAGTGCTCTTGTTTCAGGTTTAATTCAGAATGGTAAATTAGATGAAGCAGCAAAAGTTTTGTTTGAAGTTAAAAGCTTAAGTGATGGTGTTACGGATGTGATTCATGCTTATAACACTCTGATTGCTGGGTATGGTCAGTGCGGAAGAATTGTTGAAGCGCGACGTTTGTTTGATCAAATTCCTTCTCACCTAGATGAAGGGAGAGGTGAAGAACAAGTCAGCTTTGTAAAGAATGTTGTTACTTGGAACTCTATGATGATGTCTTACATTAAAGCAGGAGATCTTTCCTCGGCTAGGGAACTTTTTGACAATATGCTGACACGAGATGTCATTTCATGGAATACCATGATTAGTGGGTACACTCAAGTGTGTAATTTAGAAGAAGCAGCAAAGCTTTTCCATGAGATGCCAAATCCTGATTCCCAGTCATGGAATTCTATGATCTCGGGATATGCACAAAATGGCGACTTGGAACTTGCTCGTAGTTTCTTTGATAAAACACCTATTAAAAGCTTGATTTCATGGAATTCAATGATATCAGGGTATGAACAGAACGGAGAATATGAAGAAGCAGTAAGACTCTTACATCAGTTGCAAGGAGAAGGTGAAAGACCTGATAAACACACTCTATCAGCAGTTCTCAGTACATGTGCTGGGCTTTCAGCTCTTCATTTAGGAATGCAGATTCATCAACTGGTCATCAAACTGGTAATTGCAGATGTACCAATAAATAATGCGCTTATCACGATGTACTCGAGATGCGGGGTTATATCAGATGCACGTTCAGTATTTGATGAGATGGCTTTGAAGAGAGATGTGGTTTCTTGGAATTCAATCATCGGAGGGTATGCATATAATGGTTTGGCAGTGGAGGCTCTCAAGTTTTTTGAAGAGATGAAGAGTGAGAATGTGAAACCTACACATATAACATTCGTTTCAGTGTTGAGTGCTTGTGCTCATGCTGGTTTAGTAGATGAAGGTAGGAGGCAATTCAAATCCATGGTCTATGAGTACGGCATTGAACCACTTATGGAACATTTTGCCTCTCTTGTGGACGTCATTGGTAGGAACGGGTATGTAGAGGAAGCCATGAATTTGATCAAAACCATGCCGTTCGAACCAGATAGTGCTGTTTGGGGTGCATTACTTGGTGCATGTAGAATTCATAACAATGTAGATTTTGCTATAATTGCTGCCGAATCTCTAATGAAACTTGAGCCAGAAAGCTCAGCACCCTATGTTATGCTACATAGGCTGTATACCGATGCTGGGAGATGGGAAGATGCAACAAGAGTAAAGACAATGATGCAAGGGAATAAGATCAAAAAACAAGCTGGGTATAGTTGGATTGGGTTGCAATAA
- the LOC113346760 gene encoding protein RTF1 homolog: protein MAEADLENLLLEAAGRTGSSGRNRHSRPPSRRKREGSYSDDGSDSKDDDSDDDRGYVSRKASGSHVPLKKRLEKDDERGSRRDDDDYEDEDRRGGSSEDSDVGSDLYKDEDDREELAKMTELQREMILSDRAQKRDDQRLTERVRAKQSSGKKMQPGKETPQPPLSRVRSSARSAEKGAAKNDALNELRAKRMRHQDPEVLRKRDASRGGTSVGRDSSPNRRKPHAEASPSSSSQSESHSGSHSRGDGSAGDEGMGDSDDDRLDALTFDDIKQITIRRSKLSKWFMEPFFEDLIVGCMVRVGIGRKKNMAIYRLCMVKNVDASDPDKQYKMDNKYTHKYLNCVWGSDNSAARWQMIMISDSPPLESEFNEWMDELERKGGRKPSRQEVLEKQEAIQKALTYVYSAATVKQMLQEKKSASSRPLNVAAEKDRLRREMDIAESRRDMGEVERIRARLLELESSRQSKLKDTKALRLAEMNKKNRAENFKNASELKPVNTGLKAGEAGYDPFSRRWTRSRNYYVPNAAEGDETAASADGDAAAEVAALAFGSGSNVVGGLAATAAALEAAADAGKLVDTNAPVDLGTESNSLHNFDLLISLTELQKFGGAQAGFMARKQRIEATVGKRVPENDGRRHSLTLTVSDYKRRRGLL, encoded by the coding sequence ATGGCAGAGGCAGACTTAGAAAATTTGCTACTGGAGGCCGCAGGAAGAACTGGGTCGTCAGGGAGGAACCGACACTCTCGTCCTCCATCCAGGAGGAAACGGGAAGGTTCGTATTCTGATGATGGAAGTGACTCCAAGGATGATGATTCTGATGATGACAGAGGCTATGTAAGCAGAAAAGCATCTGGCTCTCATGTTCCGCTCAAAAAGAGACTTGAGAAGGATGATGAGCGGGGAAGCCGGAGAGATGATGAcgactatgaagatgaagatcgtCGAGGTGGCAGCAGTGAAGATTCTGATGTCGGGAGCGACCTTTACAAGGATGAAGATGATAGGGAAGAGCTTGCAAAAATGACCGAACTTCAAAGGGAGATGATCCTGTCAGATAGAGCACAAAAAAGAGATGATCAACGGCTTACAGAGAGGGTTAGAGCAAAGCAGAGTAGTGGGAAGAAGATGCAACCTGGAAAAGAGACCCCACAACCACCATTATCCCGTGTACGTTCTTCTGCTAGGTCTGCCGAGAAGGGCGCTGCCAAAAATGATGCATTGAACGAGCTGCGGGCAAAGAGGATGAGACATCAAGACCCTGAAGTTCTTCGGAAGAGGGATGCATCCAGAGGTGGAACATCTGTTGGCCGGGATTCTTCCCCAAACAGAAGAAAACCCCACGCGGAAGCGAGTCCAAGTAGTTCGAGCCAAAGCGAGAGTCATAGTGGAAGCCATAGTAGAGGTGACGGGTCAGCTGGAGATGAGGGCATGGGAGATAGTGACGATGACAGACTGGATGCTCTAACTTTCGACGATATCAAGCAAATTACAATCCGGAGATCCAAACTATCAAAGTGGTTCATGGAACCCTTCTTTGAAGACCTAATTGTTGGTTGTATGGTTAGGGTCGGGATTGGTAGAAAAAAGAATATGGCCATTTACAGGTTATGCATGGTGAAGAATGTGGATGCCTCAGACCCTGATAAACAGTACAAGATGGATAACAAGTATACACACAAGTACTTGAACTGTGTCTGGGGCAGTGATAACTCGGCAGCTAGATGGCAGATGATCATGATATCAGACTCCCCTCCACTTGAGAGTGAGTTTAATGAATGGATGGATGAGCTGGAGCGTAAGGGTGGAAGGAAGCCAAGCCGCCAGGAAGTGCTAGAAAAACAGGAAGCTATACAAAAAGCTCTAACTTATGTTTACTCTGCCGCCACTGTGAAACAGATGCTGCAAGAGAAGAAATCAGCATCATCAAGGCCTTTGAACGTCGCAGCAGAGAAGGACCGCCTGAGGAGGGAAATGGATATTGCAGAGAGCCGTCGTGACATGGGGGAAGTGGAGAGGATCAGAGCAAGGTTACTCGAGCTGGAGTCTTCTCGGCAATCAAAGTTAAAAGATACCAAAGCTTTGAGGCTAGCAGAGATGAACAAGAAAAATAGGGCTGAAAACTTCAAGAATGCATCTGAATTAAAGCCTGTGAATACAGGTCTTAAAGCTGGAGAAGCTGGATATGACCCATTTTCTAGAAGATGGACTAGGTCTAGAAACTATTACGTACCGAACGCTGCGGAAGGAGACGAGACTGCTGCATCAGCTGATGGCGATGCTGCTGCTGAGGTAGCAGCATTAGCGTTTGGATCAGGCAGTAATGTTGTTGGTGGTTTAGCAGCCACTGCTGCAGCTTTGGAAGCAGCAGCGGACGCAGGGAAGTTGGTGGATACAAATGCACCTGTGGATCTTGGAACAGAATCAAACTCGCTGCACAATTTTGATCTGCTAATCTCATTAACAGAGCTTCAAAAGTTTGGAGGAGCTCAGGCAGGATTCATGGCGAGGAAGCAGAGGATAGAGGCAACAGTTGGAAAACGTGTACCAGAGAATGATGGCAGGAGGCATTCTCTAACACTCACAGTGAGTGATTACAAGCGACGGAGAGGTCTTCTTTGA